One part of the Thiothrix nivea DSM 5205 genome encodes these proteins:
- the tnpB gene encoding IS66 family insertion sequence element accessory protein TnpB (TnpB, as the term is used for proteins encoded by IS66 family insertion elements, is considered an accessory protein, since TnpC, encoded by a neighboring gene, is a DDE family transposase.) gives MARYFRPAGEMPDIYLYRPPIDFRKAAQGLAAIVAQELGHDPFAGALYAFTNRQRTKIKCLYWEDNGFVLYYKALAEEKFHWPQTGDGGVMALTAQQINWLLDGYDISLLKGHKKLCYGALF, from the coding sequence ATGGCCCGTTATTTCCGCCCCGCCGGGGAGATGCCGGACATTTACCTTTACCGCCCGCCCATTGATTTCCGCAAGGCCGCCCAGGGGCTGGCGGCGATCGTGGCGCAGGAATTGGGCCACGACCCGTTTGCCGGGGCGCTGTACGCCTTCACCAACCGCCAGCGCACGAAAATCAAATGCCTGTATTGGGAAGACAATGGCTTTGTGCTGTATTACAAAGCCCTGGCGGAAGAGAAGTTCCATTGGCCGCAAACGGGGGATGGCGGGGTGATGGCGCTGACGGCCCAGCAGATCAACTGGCTGCTGGACGGTTATGACATCAGCCTGCTCAAAGGGCATAAAAAGTTGTGCTACGGGGCGCTGTTTTAG
- a CDS encoding nucleotidyl transferase AbiEii/AbiGii toxin family protein: MCFGGGTRIALELDEYRESVDIDSLCPNKDAYRAVREQVTNTSLGALVRQEFEYVREIRADRYAVRTFLKLGNTLVKLGIVSCDEYRLVAGADPNLFPLPYLSRESCFMTKLLANADRALAPPFKDVFDLVAMTLAWGEIPPAAWQEAERQYGSVPRKALRTSLEDMLTRPALYLEWAADMKMKPDWAQRIVTEGAQRLHSVT, from the coding sequence ATTTGTTTTGGTGGCGGAACCCGCATTGCCTTGGAACTGGATGAGTACCGCGAATCTGTCGATATTGATTCTCTGTGTCCCAACAAGGATGCCTACCGGGCAGTGCGTGAGCAGGTAACGAATACCTCCCTCGGCGCGTTGGTCAGGCAGGAGTTTGAATATGTGCGCGAGATTCGCGCCGACCGTTATGCTGTCCGCACCTTTCTCAAGCTGGGCAACACACTGGTCAAACTGGGAATCGTTAGTTGCGATGAATACCGGTTGGTGGCGGGTGCTGACCCGAACCTGTTCCCGCTGCCTTACCTGTCACGCGAATCCTGTTTCATGACCAAACTGCTGGCAAACGCCGACCGGGCGCTTGCCCCGCCATTCAAGGATGTGTTCGATCTGGTTGCAATGACTCTGGCATGGGGCGAAATCCCGCCAGCAGCATGGCAGGAAGCCGAACGGCAATACGGCAGCGTTCCCCGCAAAGCCTTACGGACATCACTGGAAGACATGCTGACGCGGCCTGCCTTGTACCTGGAATGGGCGGCAGATATGAAGATGAAACCGGATTGGGCGCAACGAATTGTGACAGAAGGCGCGCAAAGGTTGCATTCTGTTACATGA
- a CDS encoding DUF1778 domain-containing protein, with amino-acid sequence MSTSILSVRVNETERSLLEAAAKQAHTTLSEFVRRKAVESAELEVMERRIIEIPVALWEQFEAWLDEPAKEIPALKRLAASTPVWEK; translated from the coding sequence ATGTCCACTTCCATACTCAGCGTCCGCGTCAACGAAACCGAGCGCAGCTTGCTTGAAGCAGCCGCAAAACAGGCGCACACCACCCTGAGCGAATTCGTGCGCCGCAAAGCCGTGGAGTCCGCCGAACTGGAGGTCATGGAGCGGCGTATCATCGAAATCCCCGTCGCCTTGTGGGAGCAGTTTGAAGCCTGGCTGGATGAGCCTGCCAAGGAAATCCCCGCCCTGAAACGTCTGGCCGCCAGCACCCCAGTATGGGAAAAATAA
- a CDS encoding GNAT family N-acetyltransferase, with translation MGKISKPRPLAEDDERNDFDCGKLSLNTWFQRHAWRNQQFGISRTNVICDMASGKVAGFVSLTAVEIRREFLPKSQQRNRPEAVPAILLGQLAVDLEYQGQGLAKSLLFFAFRTAVQISEQIGCACMITHPLDDGVRAFYRNWGFEDTPFDPNRSMMVRIRDLKESGF, from the coding sequence ATGGGAAAAATAAGCAAACCCCGCCCGTTGGCGGAAGATGATGAGCGTAATGATTTCGATTGCGGCAAGCTTTCTCTGAATACCTGGTTTCAGCGCCATGCATGGAGAAACCAGCAGTTTGGCATTTCCCGTACCAACGTCATTTGTGACATGGCGTCAGGTAAAGTCGCTGGTTTCGTTTCCCTGACGGCTGTGGAAATCCGCCGTGAATTCCTGCCCAAATCCCAGCAGCGCAATCGCCCCGAAGCCGTTCCCGCCATCCTGCTTGGGCAACTGGCGGTTGATCTGGAGTATCAGGGGCAAGGGCTGGCAAAGTCGCTGCTGTTCTTCGCTTTCAGGACTGCGGTGCAAATCAGTGAACAGATTGGCTGCGCCTGCATGATCACGCATCCGCTGGATGATGGTGTCCGCGCGTTTTACCGGAACTGGGGATTTGAAGACACGCCGTTTGACCCGAACCGGTCGATGATGGTGCGGATCAGGGATTTGAAGGAAAGCGGGTTTTGA
- a CDS encoding IS982 family transposase — protein sequence MEDSLLELFCDIDDFCQQFVPEWNRRQLASGERQRQRTQQLALSEIMTILVYFHRSSYRCFKHYYLYQRDKLHSAFPELVSYSRFVYLTPTALIPLCVYLMGRRGEQTGISFVDATSIAVCHNRRIHSHKVFKKVAKRGKTSTGWFYGFKLHLVINDRGELLAFQITPANTDDRAPVPKLARGLVGKLFGDKGYISKKLFETLMEQGLQLITRVRKNMKNQLLPLEDKLLLRKRALIETVNDQLKNISQIEHTRHRSIANFMVNLICGLIAYTWQPKKPSLKWAMEEVMLTA from the coding sequence ATGGAAGACAGCTTACTGGAATTATTCTGCGACATAGACGATTTTTGCCAGCAGTTCGTGCCGGAGTGGAACCGCCGCCAACTGGCCAGCGGTGAACGCCAGCGCCAGCGTACACAGCAGCTGGCGCTAAGTGAAATCATGACGATCCTGGTGTATTTCCACCGCTCCAGCTACCGCTGTTTCAAGCATTACTACCTGTACCAGCGGGACAAGCTGCATTCGGCCTTCCCGGAACTGGTCAGCTACTCCCGGTTTGTTTACCTGACACCGACCGCCTTGATCCCGTTGTGTGTTTACCTGATGGGGCGGCGTGGCGAGCAAACCGGGATCAGTTTTGTGGACGCCACTTCCATTGCGGTATGCCACAACCGCCGTATCCACAGCCACAAAGTGTTCAAAAAGGTGGCGAAACGCGGCAAAACCTCAACGGGCTGGTTTTACGGTTTCAAACTGCATCTGGTCATCAACGACCGGGGGGAGTTGTTGGCTTTCCAGATAACACCCGCCAATACCGATGACCGCGCGCCCGTCCCCAAACTGGCGCGCGGACTGGTGGGCAAACTGTTCGGTGACAAGGGCTACATTTCCAAAAAGTTGTTTGAAACCCTGATGGAACAAGGTTTGCAACTGATCACACGGGTACGCAAAAACATGAAGAACCAACTGCTGCCCCTGGAAGACAAGCTGCTATTGCGTAAGCGGGCGCTGATTGAGACAGTCAACGACCAACTGAAAAATATCTCACAGATTGAGCATACCCGGCATCGCAGCATCGCCAACTTCATGGTCAATCTGATTTGTGGCCTGATTGCCTATACGTGGCAACCCAAAAAGCCGTCCTTGAAATGGGCAATGGAAGAAGTCATGCTCACGGCATAA
- a CDS encoding ThiF family adenylyltransferase, whose protein sequence is MSIYFTKPEVLAIEEALLNQKNLDWARLSTSALDSLKINTIHAGWRIGIPNRKIFTTTISYVHLLIDEKYPNSQPFIITPQLTGGYIWPHIDMNGLLCLKATRLVSDPGQRILQHLAWTDELLSYDESECRQEFGREFSSYWSRCSNSGTVCPKVFSLIKIKGKSRPILYFNDKSNNQMIIADNEEELKIWLDNRGISLKNQDILTSWLSVLYTPWVPNEYPSIGVDVLKHVPSNNLRKMLIANHKCPVFFEARTSSGSVVVGVLLKGKQKKELLRGFRHINQVPLEYIVQSFSENPVQRCTVTRVDGAWIHGRDQDDDFPKTHNKKIAVVGCGSLGSMLVRLLAQSGIGNFILIDEDYLKSANISRHALGMRYIGKNKSLATAKMLQEDFPHIKNVKFYQKRFENLSFKELETIEDVDLIISAGIDFDGDANIDAWRRNLSMPPAHLCTWVEAFAIVGHAILLYGKDSLLSGFDEFEKPAFRVSDWPEGSNQLIVEAGCGNLFQPHGFVDLQPTIMLAAKLVLDVFDDKIPESCHRSWQGDIKIGSICVSGSYPNSSESKDCKAACPRFLML, encoded by the coding sequence TTGAGTATTTATTTCACTAAACCCGAGGTCTTAGCTATTGAAGAAGCCTTGCTCAATCAAAAGAATTTAGATTGGGCAAGATTATCTACTAGTGCGTTAGACTCGTTGAAAATAAATACTATCCATGCTGGCTGGAGAATTGGCATTCCAAATAGAAAAATATTCACAACAACTATTTCTTACGTCCATCTATTGATTGATGAAAAATACCCAAACTCTCAGCCTTTTATTATTACTCCTCAGCTTACAGGTGGTTATATTTGGCCCCACATAGACATGAATGGGTTACTTTGTTTAAAAGCCACCCGTTTGGTGAGTGACCCAGGTCAGCGTATATTACAACACTTGGCATGGACTGATGAACTTTTAAGTTATGATGAATCGGAGTGCCGTCAAGAGTTTGGTCGTGAGTTTTCTTCTTACTGGAGCCGTTGTTCTAATTCTGGAACAGTATGCCCTAAAGTTTTTAGCTTAATTAAAATAAAAGGCAAATCGCGACCTATCTTATACTTTAATGATAAATCTAACAATCAAATGATTATTGCTGACAACGAGGAAGAGCTTAAAATTTGGTTAGATAATAGAGGTATCTCCCTAAAAAATCAAGATATATTAACTTCTTGGCTATCGGTACTATATACCCCTTGGGTGCCCAATGAGTATCCTAGTATTGGAGTAGACGTATTAAAGCATGTACCCAGTAATAATTTACGTAAAATGCTTATTGCCAATCATAAATGTCCAGTTTTTTTTGAAGCAAGAACATCTAGTGGCTCCGTAGTCGTTGGAGTCTTGCTTAAAGGCAAGCAAAAAAAAGAGTTGCTTCGAGGATTTCGTCATATTAATCAAGTTCCCTTAGAATATATTGTACAATCATTTAGTGAAAATCCCGTACAACGCTGTACCGTAACACGTGTAGACGGAGCATGGATTCATGGACGAGATCAAGATGATGATTTTCCTAAAACGCATAACAAAAAAATTGCCGTCGTTGGCTGTGGGTCATTAGGCTCAATGTTAGTAAGATTGCTGGCACAATCAGGGATTGGAAACTTTATTCTTATTGATGAAGACTATTTAAAATCTGCAAATATTTCACGCCATGCATTAGGTATGCGTTATATTGGAAAGAATAAATCTCTTGCGACAGCGAAAATGTTACAAGAAGACTTTCCCCATATTAAAAATGTAAAATTTTATCAAAAACGATTCGAGAATCTTTCTTTTAAAGAACTTGAGACTATTGAGGATGTTGATTTAATCATTAGTGCAGGGATAGATTTTGACGGAGATGCAAATATTGATGCTTGGAGGCGCAACTTATCTATGCCTCCTGCTCATTTGTGCACATGGGTAGAAGCATTTGCTATTGTAGGACATGCAATTCTTCTATATGGAAAAGATTCACTACTTTCTGGTTTTGATGAGTTTGAAAAACCAGCTTTTCGGGTTTCAGATTGGCCGGAAGGAAGTAATCAATTAATCGTTGAAGCCGGATGTGGAAATTTGTTTCAACCTCATGGTTTTGTCGACTTGCAACCAACAATCATGCTCGCAGCAAAGCTTGTTCTTGATGTATTTGACGATAAAATTCCAGAATCTTGTCATCGTAGTTGGCAAGGAGATATTAAAATAGGCTCAATATGCGTTTCAGGGTCTTATCCCAACAGCAGCGAAAGCAAGGACTGTAAGGCAGCTTGCCCCCGTTTCCTGATGTTGTGA
- a CDS encoding virulence RhuM family protein — protein sequence MNQSQNFFLYQTPDGQTRLEVRLQDETVWLSLTDMSNLFQRDKSVISRHIRNIFAEGELVRDSVIANFATTAADGKTYQVEHFNLDVIISVGYRVKSHRGTQFRMWATQRLRDYLVKGFALDDERLKRGGGGNYFDELLARIRDIRSAERVFWRKVLDIYATSMDYDPKTEVSQQFFASVQNRMHWAAHGHTAAEIIHARANAAQPNMGMTHWIGTQPGKAEIAIAKNYLTPDELDLLNRIVTAYLEFAELQALNRNPMYMRDWSSKLDDFLRLTGRELLEHAGKISHQQALQKAEREYEKYRQARLAEPQPIDQDFEKTVKKLPKK from the coding sequence ATGAACCAATCACAAAACTTCTTCCTCTACCAAACCCCCGACGGCCAAACCCGCCTCGAAGTCCGCCTACAAGACGAAACCGTATGGCTATCCCTCACCGACATGAGCAACCTGTTCCAGCGTGACAAGTCGGTGATTTCCCGCCACATCCGCAACATCTTCGCGGAAGGCGAACTGGTGCGGGATTCAGTTATTGCAAATTTTGCAACAACTGCCGCCGACGGCAAAACCTATCAGGTGGAACACTTCAACCTGGACGTGATCATCTCCGTCGGCTACCGGGTCAAATCGCACCGGGGAACCCAGTTCCGCATGTGGGCGACCCAGCGCCTGCGCGACTATCTGGTCAAGGGTTTTGCATTGGACGACGAACGCCTCAAACGTGGCGGCGGAGGCAACTATTTCGACGAATTGCTGGCCCGCATCCGCGACATCCGTTCCGCCGAGCGCGTGTTCTGGCGCAAGGTGCTGGACATTTACGCCACCAGCATGGATTACGACCCCAAAACCGAAGTTTCCCAGCAGTTTTTCGCCAGCGTGCAAAACCGGATGCACTGGGCGGCACACGGCCACACCGCCGCCGAAATCATCCACGCCCGCGCCAACGCCGCCCAGCCCAACATGGGCATGACCCACTGGATCGGCACACAACCCGGCAAGGCCGAAATCGCCATCGCCAAAAACTACCTGACCCCGGACGAACTCGACCTCCTCAACCGCATCGTCACCGCCTATCTGGAATTCGCCGAATTGCAGGCGCTCAACCGCAACCCGATGTACATGCGCGACTGGTCAAGCAAACTGGATGACTTCCTGCGCCTGACCGGACGCGAACTGCTGGAACACGCTGGAAAGATTTCCCACCAACAGGCGCTGCAAAAGGCGGAACGGGAGTATGAAAAATACCGTCAGGCGCGTTTGGCTGAACCTCAACCCATTGATCAGGATTTTGAGAAAACGGTTAAGAAGCTGCCGAAGAAATGA
- a CDS encoding putative toxin-antitoxin system toxin component, PIN family translates to MITAVIDTNVFISALMKPDTSPRQVLRRCLMGQVQPLIGNALYLEYEDIMAREDLFTSCPTTMDERDKLFNAFLSRCQWVNIYYRWRPNLQDEADNHLLELAVAGNAQWLVTGNIRDFRQHELQFPEIQVVTAAAFLQTLQEAN, encoded by the coding sequence ATGATTACCGCCGTTATCGACACCAACGTCTTCATCTCAGCCTTGATGAAACCCGATACTTCACCAAGGCAAGTGTTACGCCGCTGCCTGATGGGGCAAGTCCAACCCCTGATAGGCAATGCGCTGTATCTTGAATACGAAGACATCATGGCGCGAGAAGACTTGTTTACAAGCTGCCCTACAACGATGGATGAGCGGGACAAACTGTTCAATGCATTCCTTTCCCGCTGCCAGTGGGTGAACATCTATTACCGTTGGCGGCCTAACCTGCAAGACGAAGCCGACAACCATTTGCTAGAACTCGCGGTGGCAGGCAACGCCCAATGGTTGGTGACAGGCAATATCCGCGATTTCCGGCAGCATGAATTGCAGTTCCCGGAAATTCAGGTCGTAACAGCGGCGGCATTTTTACAGACATTACAGGAGGCAAACTGA
- a CDS encoding Mov34/MPN/PAD-1 family protein, giving the protein MALKLSFGKDRPQVFAGIFGVINELQQTIMLEPKMLAHVYKYRQVLPLMREAGGQLFGIIENNIVRVVCATGPYKGDIRSRYCYRSNPIQAQKEINQQSQSGLLYLGEWHTHAENNPTASNIDIATMQKLIMSSTLNTNLVLMLIVGKVIGCQGLDLLCVSKVSTYRALLMNNKEGSV; this is encoded by the coding sequence ATGGCCTTAAAGCTATCATTTGGTAAAGATCGTCCCCAAGTCTTCGCAGGAATATTTGGTGTTATCAATGAATTGCAACAAACAATTATGCTTGAGCCAAAAATGCTTGCCCATGTCTACAAATATCGACAGGTTTTGCCCTTAATGAGGGAAGCAGGCGGACAACTATTTGGCATTATTGAAAATAATATTGTTCGAGTAGTTTGCGCAACAGGCCCATATAAGGGAGATATACGCTCTCGCTATTGCTATCGTTCCAATCCAATTCAAGCGCAGAAAGAAATTAATCAGCAATCACAATCTGGTTTATTATACTTGGGCGAATGGCATACTCATGCTGAAAACAATCCTACCGCATCAAATATTGACATAGCCACAATGCAAAAATTAATTATGAGTTCAACTCTAAATACTAATTTAGTATTAATGCTCATTGTTGGAAAGGTGATTGGCTGTCAAGGTCTAGATTTACTGTGTGTATCTAAAGTATCCACATATAGAGCATTGCTAATGAATAATAAGGAAGGATCGGTATGA
- a CDS encoding toxin-antitoxin system HicB family antitoxin, which yields MATMTIRLPDDQHTRLKTLATRRGVSLNKLFEEFATRILTETDAETRFRLRAARGDVEEGLAVLDKLDKHYAE from the coding sequence ATGGCTACCATGACAATCCGGCTACCCGACGATCAGCACACCCGCCTGAAAACCCTGGCGACTCGGCGTGGTGTCAGTCTGAATAAACTGTTTGAGGAATTCGCCACCCGCATTCTCACGGAAACGGATGCTGAAACCCGTTTTCGGCTACGGGCGGCGCGTGGCGATGTCGAGGAAGGATTGGCGGTTCTGGATAAGCTGGACAAGCACTATGCGGAGTGA
- the tnpA gene encoding IS66 family insertion sequence element accessory protein TnpA encodes MNPGQDGRLAYWQAQLQRFQSSGLSGVQYCEQEQLSYHGFVYWRRKLCGTAGKPPGDGKRPVLPEPSGFVTVRPAQPGTDARTGDGLELSLPNGLVIRNIHPGNVALLRRLLGQL; translated from the coding sequence ATGAATCCAGGTCAAGATGGGCGTCTGGCGTACTGGCAAGCCCAGCTCCAACGCTTCCAGTCCTCCGGCCTTTCCGGAGTCCAGTATTGTGAACAGGAACAGTTGAGTTACCACGGCTTTGTCTACTGGCGGCGCAAATTATGCGGTACGGCGGGCAAGCCGCCCGGGGATGGCAAACGCCCGGTATTGCCAGAGCCTTCCGGTTTCGTGACTGTCCGCCCGGCGCAGCCGGGGACAGACGCCCGGACGGGCGATGGCCTGGAGCTGTCCCTGCCGAATGGCCTGGTGATCAGGAATATCCACCCCGGCAATGTGGCCTTGCTGCGCCGGTTGCTGGGGCAGTTGTAA